One Prosthecobacter debontii DNA window includes the following coding sequences:
- a CDS encoding sulfatase-like hydrolase/transferase codes for MNRFFILSLVGLSFVTRLPAAETPPNFVVILAEAQGWASMSAPQDDRHPEASRSDFIRTPTLDALAERGARFSDFYAASPRCTPTRAALVTGRNPAALKMTFVNEGKKDGLVQPGDRVIQPTCITELPAGIATLATLLKQQGYATAHFGKWHLGRANPREHGYDENDGANSNGGPDEVEDPNPKQCYAIAEQGMAFMDRQVKARRPFLLQLSQYPGRGPVTAREDTLEAVRRRLGTRMDFQRIGLAAGNEEIDKSLGLVVEKLRALGALENTYIIYTADHGAQGNKANGVLNQGKGSVWEGGLRVPLLISGPHIPPRLFCHAPASTMDVLPTILELARCSLPVPGLEGSSLVPLLRGAQELRRSQDSLVIHFPHYDKDPLGPASALYWQHWKLIRFYETDQRLLFDLSGDIEERKDQAKEQPQIAAQLDHRLTTYLNQVHADLPRPNPNYDPEGARSGDRRGGQGPGKKGNPKAQ; via the coding sequence ATGAACCGATTTTTCATCCTCAGTCTCGTAGGGTTAAGCTTCGTTACTCGGCTTCCCGCGGCTGAGACGCCGCCCAATTTCGTGGTGATACTCGCGGAGGCGCAGGGATGGGCCTCCATGTCTGCACCGCAGGACGACCGTCATCCAGAGGCCTCCCGCAGTGATTTCATTCGCACGCCGACCTTGGATGCTCTGGCCGAACGAGGAGCACGCTTTTCAGACTTCTATGCGGCTTCACCACGCTGCACGCCCACACGAGCGGCCTTGGTAACAGGCAGAAACCCGGCCGCTTTAAAGATGACCTTTGTCAATGAGGGGAAGAAAGACGGTCTCGTCCAGCCAGGAGATCGGGTGATCCAGCCCACCTGCATCACAGAGCTGCCCGCCGGTATCGCCACACTCGCCACACTTTTGAAACAGCAAGGATATGCTACGGCCCACTTTGGAAAATGGCATCTGGGTCGGGCCAATCCGCGCGAGCATGGTTACGATGAAAATGACGGAGCCAACAGCAACGGAGGACCGGATGAGGTGGAAGATCCCAATCCTAAACAATGTTATGCCATTGCCGAGCAAGGTATGGCGTTCATGGATCGCCAAGTCAAAGCGCGCCGCCCCTTCCTGCTACAGCTCTCGCAGTATCCGGGGCGTGGGCCGGTGACGGCGCGGGAGGACACCTTGGAGGCGGTGCGTCGTCGCCTGGGCACGCGCATGGACTTTCAGCGCATTGGTTTGGCCGCAGGCAATGAAGAGATCGATAAAAGCCTGGGTTTAGTGGTGGAGAAACTACGCGCACTCGGTGCGCTGGAAAACACCTATATCATTTACACGGCCGATCATGGTGCCCAGGGAAACAAGGCGAACGGCGTGCTCAATCAGGGTAAAGGCAGCGTTTGGGAAGGTGGTCTGCGCGTGCCTCTGCTCATCTCAGGCCCGCACATCCCCCCACGTCTATTTTGTCATGCACCTGCCAGCACGATGGATGTGCTGCCGACTATCCTGGAACTTGCCCGATGTTCGCTCCCTGTGCCTGGTCTTGAAGGCAGCAGCCTCGTGCCGCTTCTGCGAGGTGCTCAAGAACTGCGGCGGTCTCAGGACAGCCTAGTTATCCATTTTCCTCATTACGACAAAGATCCTCTCGGCCCGGCATCTGCCCTCTACTGGCAGCACTGGAAGCTCATCCGCTTTTATGAAACCGATCAGCGTCTGCTGTTTGACCTCTCTGGAGACATCGAGGAGCGAAAAGATCAAGCCAAGGAGCAGCCGCAAATCGCAGCCCAACTCGATCATCGCCTCACCACTTACCTGAATCAGGTGCACGCGGATCTGCCGCGCCCCAATCCCAACTATGATCCTGAGGGCGCACGCAGTGGAGATCGACGCGGGGGCCAAGGGCCAGGCAAGAAAGGCAATCCAAAAGCTCAATGA
- a CDS encoding response regulator transcription factor, translated as MRLLIIDDDAELCQLVADYLSPMGFEVEAVHEGPSGAERAVSEVWSAVILDVMIPGCDGFEVLRRIRAHSKVPVLMLTGRGEEVDRVVGLELGADDYLPKTFSSRELLARLRAVLRRSGWVAEATPLSSVKEIVVGSLRINPETHAVVLDDQSLQLTPAEYGLLLSLAKAHGRVKTREQLIEEVADREWDVFDRAIDMHISGLRRKLGDDPKEPRFIKTVRGYGYQLVTPGR; from the coding sequence ATGCGCCTTTTGATCATTGATGACGATGCCGAGCTCTGCCAGTTGGTGGCCGATTACCTTAGCCCGATGGGGTTCGAGGTCGAAGCTGTGCATGAAGGGCCAAGCGGTGCCGAGCGGGCAGTTTCTGAAGTTTGGTCAGCCGTCATTTTGGATGTGATGATTCCGGGCTGTGATGGCTTTGAAGTTCTTCGGCGTATCAGGGCTCATTCGAAGGTGCCGGTGCTCATGCTAACCGGGCGTGGAGAAGAGGTGGATCGAGTGGTGGGGCTGGAGTTAGGTGCCGATGATTACCTACCCAAGACCTTTTCCTCACGAGAGCTTCTCGCACGACTGAGGGCGGTATTACGCCGCTCAGGTTGGGTGGCCGAAGCCACACCGCTATCATCGGTCAAAGAGATCGTGGTGGGAAGTCTGCGCATCAATCCTGAAACGCATGCAGTGGTGCTGGATGACCAATCGCTCCAACTCACACCCGCGGAGTATGGTCTGCTGCTGAGCCTGGCGAAGGCCCATGGACGGGTCAAAACACGCGAGCAACTCATCGAGGAAGTGGCGGATCGCGAATGGGATGTGTTTGACCGGGCGATTGACATGCACATCTCCGGACTGCGGCGTAAGCTGGGCGATGATCCCAAGGAACCGCGTTTCATTAAAACCGTGCGTGGCTACGGTTACCAACTCGTGACCCCAGGCCGATGA
- a CDS encoding sensor histidine kinase → MKRIRRPLYSQILVWLLVNLLILGLLGFAFLSAQFRLGMDWMLSGEPGERLSALGDKVSYELSRLPEPEWDAWLNELAQAHGVTLALFSGEAQQLHGPNVPVPEAVKPKLVDRRPPQERPPRPMQRRPADAPAKPRFILRAGDPAYYWAGVQLDLISAQTKRSQTLVIRSSGLAAGGLLLDPWPWVWMLAAAVVVSVVIWLPFVHRLTRFIQRLNGVAGRIAEGRFHERLEPGSTRPDELGELSVSIHAMADQLGDYVSQQKRITADVAHELCSPIARMQMAIGVLGQRSTSDQAPYLEKLDRELQHMARLVEEVLVFSKAETLPEREKPESFELGDLLKQVIAREAAEATVNLSVPLIQLHTLRQALDRALGNILRNAVRYAPGSAIDITAEQDATYLTLTLAIEDRGPGVPEVALTRLFEPFYRPESARNRNTGGSGLGLAIAKRCIVACGGGIDASLRAGGGLRIRINLPS, encoded by the coding sequence ATGAAACGAATACGTAGGCCCCTTTACAGCCAGATTCTCGTCTGGCTGTTGGTGAATCTTTTGATTCTGGGTTTGTTAGGCTTTGCCTTTCTCTCCGCTCAATTTCGCTTAGGGATGGACTGGATGCTTTCCGGTGAGCCGGGGGAGCGCCTCTCCGCGCTTGGGGATAAGGTGAGCTACGAATTGTCTCGCCTACCTGAACCCGAGTGGGATGCCTGGTTGAACGAACTGGCCCAGGCCCATGGAGTCACCCTGGCTCTTTTTTCCGGAGAAGCGCAGCAACTTCATGGCCCGAACGTGCCTGTGCCCGAGGCCGTCAAACCGAAGCTGGTGGACCGACGTCCCCCTCAAGAGCGCCCTCCTCGCCCCATGCAACGCCGACCAGCAGATGCGCCAGCCAAACCCCGCTTCATCCTGCGGGCCGGGGATCCTGCTTATTACTGGGCAGGGGTTCAATTGGATTTGATTTCCGCTCAGACGAAGCGCTCCCAGACCCTGGTGATCCGTTCCAGTGGGCTAGCAGCAGGTGGATTGCTCCTGGATCCATGGCCTTGGGTTTGGATGCTGGCCGCCGCCGTTGTGGTTTCGGTTGTGATCTGGCTCCCCTTCGTGCATCGCCTGACGCGCTTCATTCAGCGGTTGAATGGTGTCGCGGGTCGCATTGCCGAAGGCCGCTTCCATGAGCGTCTGGAGCCCGGGAGCACGCGTCCCGATGAATTGGGCGAGCTCTCCGTCTCCATCCATGCGATGGCGGATCAGTTAGGCGACTATGTGAGTCAGCAAAAGCGCATCACTGCAGATGTGGCGCATGAACTTTGCAGCCCTATCGCCCGCATGCAGATGGCCATCGGTGTGCTCGGCCAGCGGAGCACGTCCGATCAGGCACCTTATCTGGAGAAACTGGATCGCGAGCTCCAGCACATGGCTCGTCTCGTCGAGGAAGTGCTGGTGTTTTCCAAAGCGGAGACGCTACCGGAACGGGAGAAACCGGAATCCTTTGAATTGGGGGATCTGTTGAAGCAGGTGATCGCACGCGAGGCCGCCGAAGCTACCGTGAATCTGTCGGTGCCCTTGATCCAGCTCCACACTCTGCGACAGGCTCTGGACCGGGCGCTGGGGAACATTCTGCGGAATGCGGTGCGCTATGCGCCGGGTAGCGCTATTGACATCACTGCCGAGCAGGACGCGACCTATCTCACCCTCACCCTCGCCATCGAAGATCGTGGCCCAGGGGTGCCTGAAGTCGCCCTCACCCGCTTGTTTGAGCCCTTTTACAGGCCCGAGTCGGCGCGGAATCGCAATACGGGAGGAAGCGGGCTCGGCTTGGCCATTGCGAAACGTTGCATCGTCGCCTGTGGCGGTGGTATTGACGCTTCTCTGAGGGCAGGGGGAGGCTTGCGGATACGTATCAATTTACCTTCGTGA
- a CDS encoding O-acetylhomoserine aminocarboxypropyltransferase/cysteine synthase family protein: MNFETLQLHAGQEIDPATQSRAVPIYQTTAYQFKDSAHGARLFALQEFGNIYTRLMNPTNDVFEKRIAALEGGVAALATSSGHSAQFIAINNITSVGDNFVTTSHLYGGSYNQFKNAFKNIGVEARFADGVKVESFEPLIDGKTKAIYLETIGNPGLTVPDFDAFVALAKKHDLPLIVDNTFGAGGAICQPLKWGANILVESATKWIGGHGTSMGGVIVDAGTYDWGNGKFPQFTSPSPSYHGFVLNDVFGVGGPMGNIQFIIRCRIEGLRDWGPCQSPFNSFMLLQGLETLSLRVERTCENALALAHWLAAHPEVASVNYPGLDNHPTHANAKKYLQRGFGGVLSFELKGDRARAENFVNHLKLISHLANVGDAKTLIIHPASTTHSQLSAEEQIRAGVQPGMLRISAGIEHINDLKADIEQALQGA, translated from the coding sequence ATGAATTTCGAGACGCTTCAGCTCCATGCCGGTCAGGAAATCGATCCGGCCACTCAGTCCCGTGCGGTGCCGATCTATCAGACCACCGCTTATCAATTCAAAGACTCGGCCCATGGTGCCCGCCTGTTTGCACTACAGGAGTTTGGGAACATCTACACACGGCTGATGAATCCCACGAATGACGTGTTCGAAAAAAGGATCGCTGCTTTGGAAGGTGGTGTCGCAGCCTTGGCCACGTCTTCAGGGCACTCTGCCCAGTTCATTGCCATCAATAACATCACATCGGTGGGGGATAACTTCGTTACCACCTCCCATCTTTATGGGGGCTCTTACAATCAGTTTAAAAACGCGTTCAAGAACATCGGTGTCGAGGCTCGTTTTGCCGATGGAGTCAAAGTCGAAAGCTTCGAGCCGCTCATTGATGGGAAGACCAAGGCCATCTATCTGGAAACCATCGGTAATCCTGGGCTGACGGTGCCTGACTTCGATGCGTTTGTGGCTCTGGCTAAAAAGCACGATCTGCCCTTGATCGTGGATAACACCTTTGGCGCTGGAGGTGCGATCTGTCAGCCTTTGAAATGGGGTGCCAATATCTTGGTCGAGTCGGCGACGAAATGGATCGGCGGTCATGGCACCAGCATGGGGGGGGTCATCGTCGATGCTGGCACCTATGACTGGGGCAATGGCAAGTTCCCGCAGTTCACCAGCCCTTCACCGAGTTATCACGGTTTCGTCTTAAATGACGTTTTCGGTGTCGGTGGGCCGATGGGAAACATTCAGTTCATCATCCGTTGCCGTATCGAAGGTCTGCGTGATTGGGGCCCTTGCCAGAGCCCATTCAATTCTTTCATGCTTCTTCAGGGGCTGGAGACTCTGTCTCTGCGTGTCGAACGCACCTGTGAAAATGCTCTGGCTTTGGCTCACTGGCTTGCCGCACATCCTGAGGTGGCTTCTGTCAACTATCCAGGTTTGGACAATCACCCCACGCATGCCAACGCCAAAAAATACCTTCAGCGTGGCTTCGGTGGTGTCTTGTCTTTTGAACTGAAGGGGGATCGTGCCCGCGCCGAGAATTTTGTGAACCATCTGAAACTCATCTCGCATCTGGCGAATGTGGGGGATGCCAAGACCCTGATCATTCATCCGGCCTCCACCACACACTCTCAGCTTTCCGCTGAAGAGCAGATCCGTGCAGGGGTTCAGCCTGGTATGCTCCGTATTTCCGCGGGCATTGAACACATCAATGACCTCAAGGCAGACATCGAGCAGGCTCTGCAAGGAGCATAA
- a CDS encoding FKBP-type peptidyl-prolyl cis-trans isomerase, giving the protein MKSCSFSLIRFGSLSAALVLASCQTTDKTGSVPETETPTAIASPTISAPVPPASTTPDASGWVSTASGLRYKVLSSGPAEGRSPTMFDSVMVHYRGTLTDGTVFDSSIERGTPATFGVGQVIPGWTEALRMMKPGDQWVLYIPSNLAYGSRAVGGKIPPNSDLIFQVALIQVL; this is encoded by the coding sequence ATGAAGTCTTGTTCCTTTTCTCTCATTCGCTTCGGATCACTTAGCGCCGCCCTGGTTTTAGCCAGTTGCCAAACCACCGATAAAACCGGGAGCGTCCCCGAGACAGAAACACCAACAGCCATTGCTTCCCCCACTATTTCCGCCCCCGTGCCACCTGCTTCCACCACACCCGACGCTTCTGGCTGGGTGTCCACAGCCAGTGGCCTGCGATACAAGGTGCTGAGCTCCGGCCCCGCAGAAGGGCGGTCACCGACGATGTTTGATTCCGTCATGGTTCACTACCGCGGCACGCTTACAGATGGCACGGTGTTTGATAGCTCCATTGAGCGCGGAACGCCTGCTACCTTTGGCGTCGGTCAGGTCATCCCTGGCTGGACCGAAGCCTTGAGGATGATGAAGCCCGGCGATCAATGGGTGCTCTACATCCCATCTAATCTGGCCTATGGCAGCCGGGCTGTCGGAGGCAAGATTCCACCGAATAGCGATCTCATCTTCCAGGTCGCTTTGATTCAGGTGTTATAA
- the katG gene encoding catalase/peroxidase HPI, producing the protein MSDEASSCPVTSAAAPKGQCPFHHAPSTGTTNRDWWPKLLRVDLLHQHSSKSNPMGQGFNYAEEFKSLDLAALKKDLAALMTDSQDWWPADFGHYGPLFIRMAWHSAGTYRTGDGRGGGGRGQQRFAPLNSWPDNVSLDKARRLLWPIKQKYGRKISWADLMILTGNVALETMGFKTFGFAGGREDTWEPDLDVYWGRETTWLGGDKRYAHGSEGVEKGRGVVVSDDDADGDIHSRKLENPLAAVQMGLIYVNPEGPDGNPDPIKAAYDIRDTFGRMAMNDEETVALIAGGHTFGKTHGAAPASHVGDDVEAAGLAEQGFGWKNSFGSGKGGDTITSGLEVTWTTTPTQWSNNFFENLFGYEWELTKSPAGAHQWKPKNGGGEGAVPHAHDASKRIAPSMLTTDLALRFDPEYEKISRRFLENPDQFAAAFARAWFKLTHRDMGPRARYLGSEVPQEELIWQDPIPAVDHPLINDQDMASLKTKILASGLSRSEWVSVAWASASTFRGSDKRGGANGARIRLAPQKDWDVNQPEQLAHVLAKLEAIQTAFNSSAAHGKKISMADLIVLAGNAAVEQAAKAAGYEISVPFSPGRMDALQEQTDVESFDVMEPYADGFRNYLKGQYSIPAEELLIDKAQLLTLTAPEMTVLIGGLRVLGANVGGSKAGVFTDKVGTLTNDFFVNLLDMSTAWAPVSRDEQAFEGRDRKTGQVKWTGSRVDLIFGSNSVLRAVAEVYATADSQAKFVHDFVSAWSKVMNLDRFDLQ; encoded by the coding sequence ATGTCAGACGAAGCCTCATCCTGTCCTGTGACCTCCGCCGCCGCGCCCAAAGGTCAGTGCCCTTTCCACCACGCTCCCAGCACAGGGACGACGAATCGCGATTGGTGGCCGAAGCTGCTGCGTGTGGATCTGCTGCATCAGCATTCCTCCAAGTCGAACCCGATGGGGCAAGGTTTCAATTATGCTGAGGAATTCAAGAGCCTGGATCTGGCGGCCTTGAAGAAGGATCTGGCAGCTCTGATGACGGACTCTCAGGACTGGTGGCCTGCGGACTTTGGTCATTACGGACCTCTTTTTATCCGAATGGCCTGGCATAGTGCAGGCACTTATCGCACGGGTGATGGTCGTGGCGGTGGTGGCCGAGGGCAGCAGCGATTTGCTCCGCTGAATAGCTGGCCGGACAATGTCAGTCTGGATAAAGCGCGCCGTCTGCTGTGGCCGATCAAACAAAAGTATGGCCGTAAGATCTCGTGGGCGGACCTCATGATTCTTACCGGGAATGTCGCTCTGGAAACGATGGGCTTTAAGACGTTCGGTTTTGCCGGTGGTCGCGAGGATACTTGGGAACCTGATCTGGACGTTTATTGGGGCCGCGAGACCACGTGGTTAGGCGGAGACAAACGTTATGCCCACGGTTCTGAAGGTGTGGAAAAAGGCCGAGGTGTGGTCGTGTCCGATGATGATGCCGATGGTGATATCCATAGTCGAAAGCTAGAGAATCCCCTGGCAGCGGTGCAAATGGGGCTCATCTATGTGAACCCCGAAGGACCCGATGGGAATCCTGATCCGATCAAGGCTGCGTATGATATCCGCGATACGTTTGGCCGTATGGCCATGAATGACGAGGAAACGGTGGCTCTCATCGCTGGGGGGCACACTTTTGGTAAGACTCATGGTGCGGCTCCCGCCAGCCATGTGGGGGATGATGTGGAGGCCGCAGGACTGGCCGAGCAAGGATTCGGCTGGAAAAATAGCTTTGGCTCGGGCAAAGGCGGCGACACCATCACCAGTGGTCTGGAAGTGACCTGGACCACCACGCCGACTCAGTGGAGCAATAACTTCTTTGAGAACCTGTTCGGTTATGAATGGGAACTGACCAAGAGCCCTGCTGGAGCACATCAGTGGAAACCCAAGAATGGCGGTGGGGAGGGGGCGGTACCTCATGCTCATGATGCCTCGAAACGCATTGCTCCAAGCATGCTGACCACCGACTTGGCGCTGCGTTTCGATCCCGAGTATGAAAAGATCTCCCGTCGTTTCCTGGAGAATCCGGATCAGTTCGCCGCTGCCTTTGCTCGTGCCTGGTTCAAACTGACTCACCGTGATATGGGGCCACGTGCCCGATATCTAGGCTCTGAGGTGCCTCAAGAAGAACTTATCTGGCAAGACCCGATCCCTGCGGTGGATCATCCGTTGATCAATGATCAGGATATGGCTTCCTTGAAGACTAAGATCCTAGCTTCCGGTCTAAGCCGATCCGAATGGGTGAGCGTGGCTTGGGCTTCGGCTTCGACATTCCGGGGCTCGGATAAGCGTGGTGGAGCCAACGGTGCTCGCATCCGTCTTGCGCCGCAGAAGGATTGGGATGTCAATCAGCCTGAGCAGCTCGCTCATGTGCTGGCTAAGCTAGAAGCCATCCAAACGGCGTTCAACAGCAGCGCAGCTCACGGCAAAAAGATCTCCATGGCAGATCTCATTGTTCTGGCTGGTAACGCGGCTGTGGAACAGGCTGCCAAGGCAGCTGGATATGAAATCAGCGTCCCTTTCAGCCCTGGTCGAATGGATGCGCTTCAGGAGCAGACTGACGTGGAATCCTTTGATGTGATGGAACCCTACGCAGATGGTTTCCGTAATTACCTCAAAGGGCAGTATTCCATTCCCGCTGAAGAATTGCTCATCGATAAGGCTCAGTTGCTGACCTTGACCGCTCCGGAGATGACGGTGCTTATTGGCGGTTTGCGTGTGCTGGGTGCCAATGTCGGTGGAAGTAAAGCTGGAGTCTTCACGGATAAGGTAGGAACGCTTACCAACGACTTCTTCGTCAATCTCCTCGACATGAGCACCGCTTGGGCGCCTGTTTCCCGAGATGAACAAGCCTTTGAAGGTCGTGATCGTAAGACAGGGCAAGTCAAATGGACTGGCTCTCGCGTGGATCTTATTTTTGGCTCTAACTCGGTATTACGCGCGGTGGCTGAAGTTTACGCGACGGCGGATTCCCAGGCCAAGTTCGTCCACGACTTTGTCTCGGCATGGAGCAAGGTGATGAATCTGGATCGTTTTGATCTTCAATGA
- a CDS encoding DUF1552 domain-containing protein produces MTHKHLINRRTCLKGLGATLGLPLLETMGWADAVKGKTSYKPPVRIGFMYMPHGVIMDQFWPASPESFLKSPPPALESLKPVLDQCLLMKGISGVPISPFNGAPHALELSTWLTATLPDPSKRNQIHIAISADQIAANYIGAMTSLPSLELATMPQTHKENQEGLNEGYYSHCSYRSPTQAMPAEINPRSALNRLFGKSDPDNSQRQADPLERQMLDLVIGGARNLRKTLPHGDQQKLDEYLDSVRSVERRIAAIEMRQKEAALEKAGMAPSKRSATDSPPIDIRIPDGDKRSEYMQVMCDLNVLAFQTDTTRVSTYIGSTPNGVSYPELGFTDTHHSQTHHNNRAEQVAKVAAITAFNISQFAYMVKKMATLREGDGTLLDNCIMMWGSGLEDGNKHSRENLPFILAGKGGGSLNTGRFLAETKGNQGDLLTTILTCAGVPLDRPIGIATKQIQEMMKA; encoded by the coding sequence ATGACTCACAAACACCTCATCAACCGCCGCACCTGCCTCAAAGGTCTCGGAGCCACCCTAGGCCTGCCGTTGCTCGAAACCATGGGCTGGGCGGATGCGGTGAAAGGCAAGACCTCTTACAAACCTCCGGTGCGCATCGGTTTCATGTACATGCCCCATGGGGTCATCATGGATCAATTTTGGCCAGCATCGCCTGAGTCTTTCCTCAAGTCACCACCACCGGCCTTGGAGTCTCTGAAGCCCGTGTTGGATCAGTGCCTCCTGATGAAAGGCATCTCAGGAGTGCCGATTTCACCTTTCAACGGTGCTCCGCATGCCCTGGAGCTCTCCACCTGGCTTACGGCAACCCTGCCTGACCCGAGCAAGCGAAATCAAATCCACATCGCCATCTCAGCCGACCAGATCGCCGCCAACTACATCGGCGCGATGACATCCCTACCCTCGTTGGAACTGGCTACGATGCCACAGACGCACAAGGAGAATCAAGAGGGGTTGAACGAGGGGTATTATTCTCACTGCAGCTACCGCTCACCAACTCAAGCGATGCCCGCTGAGATCAATCCGCGCAGCGCATTGAATCGCTTGTTCGGCAAGTCCGACCCAGACAACAGCCAGCGTCAAGCAGATCCCCTGGAACGCCAGATGCTGGATCTGGTGATCGGGGGTGCCCGCAACTTGCGCAAAACACTACCTCACGGAGATCAACAAAAACTGGATGAATATCTGGATAGCGTGCGCTCCGTCGAACGACGCATCGCTGCCATTGAAATGCGCCAGAAAGAAGCCGCTCTCGAAAAAGCTGGAATGGCTCCCAGCAAGCGGAGTGCAACGGACTCTCCACCCATCGACATCCGTATTCCAGACGGTGACAAGCGTAGCGAATACATGCAGGTGATGTGTGACCTGAACGTCTTGGCTTTCCAGACGGATACCACCCGAGTGAGCACCTACATCGGCTCGACACCCAACGGCGTCTCCTATCCTGAACTTGGCTTCACCGACACACACCACTCTCAGACGCACCACAACAATCGAGCCGAGCAAGTGGCCAAAGTGGCTGCCATCACGGCGTTCAACATTTCCCAGTTTGCCTACATGGTGAAAAAGATGGCCACGCTTCGTGAAGGGGACGGAACTCTGCTGGATAACTGCATCATGATGTGGGGTTCTGGTTTGGAAGATGGAAACAAACACAGTCGCGAAAACCTCCCCTTCATCCTGGCGGGCAAAGGTGGCGGCTCCCTCAACACCGGACGTTTTCTTGCAGAGACTAAAGGCAACCAAGGCGATCTTCTCACGACTATCCTGACCTGTGCGGGGGTGCCGCTGGATCGACCGATCGGCATCGCTACCAAACAGATTCAAGAGATGATGAAGGCCTAA